The sequence below is a genomic window from Sorangiineae bacterium MSr12523.
CGGCCCGCGCGATGGCCGCACGGAAGGCGCCTGCCACCATCGGTGCACAACGGGTCGACAGCGGCTCGCGCACGCTGGTGGAAGCTTCCCGCGCGCCCGAGAGAAGCTCGCGCATGTGGCGCGCGCTCTCGGCGCAGGGATCGCGCTCCTCCTCGAAGAGCCGCGCATCGAGAAAGTCCGTGCGGCTGCGCGCGCCGACCATCGAAAGCACCGCGGCCATCTCCGCCACGCGCGCGAGGCGTGCGGCATCGTGCACGGCGAGCGCCCCCGTCCCCAAGGTTTGCGCCGGCCCATTGATCAGCGCGAATGCATCGCGCCCCGAGAGCTCCGGCAGCGCGATGCCGTGCGCGTTCATCGCTTCGGCACCCGGCACGCGTGTGCCCGAGACGAGGGCCCATCCTTCACCCGCGAGAAGAAGGCCCGCGTGCGCCAGTGCCGCGAGATCGCTCGCCCCGACGGAGCCGATTTCCGGCACGTACGGATAGACGCCGCGCTCCAGCATGGACACGAGCGCACGCACGACCTCGAGCCGCGCACCGCTGCGGCCTCGTGCGAGAACGTTGGCGCGGACCAGCAGCATCGCGCGCACGGATTCGAGCGACATGGGCGCTCCCGTGCCTGCCGCATGGGAAAGGAGCAAGTTGCGCTGGAACGCGCGATTGTCCTCGCTCGAAAGGGTCTCGCCATCGAGCGCGCCCACGCCGGTGGTCAGGCCATAAATCGTGGCACCGCGCGCCACGTGACCGATCAAAAGCGCGTGACCTCGCGCGATGGCCTTTTCGGCCGAGGGGGGCAGCTCCACGTGCGCACCGTGGCGAGCCACGCGAACCACGTCGTCGATGGTGAGGTGCATCCCGTCGAGCGCGACGGCTTCATGCGGATACGGCAGCGAGAAGGCGGTCACCATGGATGCACCGGCGAGTCCTTGGGTCGGAAGGCGAATCGCGCTGCCACCGCGAGGTATCCGGGAAAGACGAATCCGCCGTTGCTCTCGAGCACCGCGCGGCGCTGCGCGCGGTAGAGCGCGGGCAGCTCGTACCAGGGAACCCACGGTGCCTCGTGATGCACCACGTGGAGATTGTTGTTCAGAAAGAGCAAGCTCCAAAGGGTCCCGGCCTCCACGATGCCCACGCGATGCTCGGGAACCGCCGCCGGCCGATGCTCGATGAAGGAGCGAAGCAACGTGAGCCCGAGCCCCGGGTAAACGAAGAGCAGCACGTACTGCGCGAGCGACACGTGGCACACGAGCCCGAGCCACGCGAACACCACGCCGAGCCCGGCGAAGTGAAGCAACCACGCGCGCACCCGGCGGCGAGGAAAGGCGCCTTGGAGGAGGAGCCGCACTTCACCCAGCGCGAACTGCACGACGACCATGGGCGGGCCGAACACGAGACGCCCCACGAGCGTGGAATTTACATGCAAAAAAGCGCGCCGCAGCGCGCCCATCTCCGCCCAGGTTTCTTTGCTGACGTAGAACGATTCCGGATCGTCGAGGGGATCCGTCAGATGCGGCGTGCGGTGATGCGCCTCGTGCTGCTCACGGTAGATGCCGTAGGGAAGCCACAGACTGAGCGGCATCGATCCGAACCACGCGTTGACCTTTCGCCACGGGGTGGGGTGTCCGTGAATGGTCTCGTGCTGAAACGAGCCATGCCACGCGACGAGGAGGCCACCGACCGGCGCCACCAGCCACCACGGAAGAGTCGTGGCGTGGGCAGTCAAGGTGAACCATAGCGCGTGAATAGCGAACGCTACGGCAAAAGTTGGAAGCTCAACAAGAGAAGCAGAACGCGAAAGCGAAGATGGCGGGACCATGAATATAAAGGATATTCAACGAGATAGCGCTCCGTGCAATGCGCCAATGCGCACAATGAATCGCAGATCAGCACAACACCCCGCCTATAGTTTGGTTTCACATCACTTGGTTTGAAAGTGCCACAATTTGAGGTAAACGGATCATTGTCCGATGCGAAGGCAAGAGACCGTTGAGTTATTCCGCACACGTTTACTAGAGGTCATCGCGCGCACTGGCCTCACGCGCTCCGCCTTCGCCGAGAAGGTCGGCATGGACCGGTCGACGCTCTCGCAGCTGCTCGCGCCAGACAACGATCGCCTCCCGCGGGTGGAGACGTTGGCGAGCATCGCGACCGCCGAGCAAGTCAGCATCGATTGGCTCGTGGGGCTAACGCACGAGGGACCGCTGGGTGCAGGCATCCTCCGCCAATCGGTGCAGGTCGAGCCGGATGCGCCATCGCCCGCCGACGAGCGTCTCGCGCGATGGCAGGCGGAGGCCGCAGGTTACAAGATCCGCTACGTGCCGACGACGTTGCCGGATCTGTTGAAGACCGATCGCATCATTGCCTACGAATACCGGCAGTTTGCCACCGTCGATCCGGATCAGAGCCTCGAGCAGAGCCACGCGAAGCTCGAGCTCCAGCGCCGCTCGGAGTCGGAAATCGAAGTGTGCAACTCCGTGCAGGCCGTCGAAGGATTTGCGCGCGGGGAGGGGGTGTGGCGCGGGCTCGAGCTCGAGGCCCGCAAAGAGCAACTCGCCCGCATGATCGCGCTGGCCGACGAGCTCTACCCAGCCTTCCGCTGGTTCCTCTACGACTCGCGCAACCGCTACTCAGCCCCTCTCACCGTCTTCGGCGCCAAACGCGCAGTGGTCTACGTGGGCCAAATGTACTTCGTCTTCAACAGCCTCGAGCACATTCGCCACCTCACGAAGCACTTCGACGACCTGATTCGCGCCGCCATCGTCCAACCCCCCGCCGTCATCGGCCTCCTCGAGCGCCTCCTCCAAGAACTCAACGACACCGGCCGCATCCCTTAGTAACGGCCGGAGGATTGAACAGGGAGGGGGGGAGGCGGGGAGGGAAACCCGCGGAGCGCGCGCACCGACGCTTTTTTTTAGTTTTTCAATTGGCCCACGGCTCGCATTGAAAAACAAAAAAAGCTTCGGTGCGCGGTGGGATTCGCGCCGTTTCCCTCCCCGCCTCCCCCCCTCCCTGTAAAATCTCTTAGCCGCGCACGCCGTATAAATGTTCCAACGCGAGTTGGTCGAGGTGTTCGAAGGCGGCGCCGCGCTTGGCCAAGGTTTCGATGTCGGGGGTGAAGTCGCGGACGGTGCGCCAGGTTTCGCCTTGGGCCAAGGTTGGAGTGGCCAGTTGGTCCACGCGCGCCTCTTTCAGCGCCGCCTTTACCTCGGGATCGGCCCGAAACGCGCGCACTTTCTCGCGCAAAATGAGCCAGTTGCGCATGTTGGCGGCGGCCGAGACCCACACGCCATCGTCGTCCTCGGTGCGGGGTGGCTTGTAGTCGAAGTGAATCGGCCCGTCGTAGTCGCTCGAGTCGATGAGATCGACCACCCAGAATGCACCGCGCGAGTTGCCCGCGCCGAAGCGCAAGTCTTGGTCGAAGCGCGGACCGTGCTGCCCGTTCAAATCGATGTGATAGAGCTTCTTGTGCCAGAGCGCCTGCGCCAGGCCGTGCGTGTAATTCATGCCGGCCATTTCCTCGTGGCCCACCTCGGGGTTGAGGCCCACCAGCTCCGGATGCGCGAGCTCCTCGATGAAGGCGAGGGCATGCCCGATGGTCGGCAAAAGGATGTCACCGCGCGGCTCGTTGGGTTTCGGCTCGATGGCGAAGCGCAGCTTGTAGCCCTTGTCGAGCACGTACTGTCCGAGGATGTCGAACGCCTCCTTGTAGCGATCGAGTGCGACGCGCATGTCCTTCGCCGCGCCCGTCTCCGCGCCCTCGCGTCCGCCCCAGCACACGTAGACCGAGGCTCCGAGCTCCGCGGCGAGGTCCAGGTTGTCCATGACCTTGCGCAATGCGAAGCGGCGCACGTCGCGATCGTTCGAGGTAAAGGCACCGTCCTTGAAGATGGGGTGCGAGAACAGGTTCGTCGTGGCGGTGGTCACCACCACGCCCGTCTCGTCGAGCGCCTTGCGGAAGGCGCCGACGCGCCGATCCCGTTCCGCCGCGGACGCCTCGAAGGGAAAGACGTCGTTGTCGTGGAAATTGACGCCATAGGCACCCAGCTCGGCGAGCTTGCGCACGGCGCGATCGGCGGGCATCGGTGCGCGGGTGGCCGGGCCGAAGACATCCACGCCCTGCCATCCCACCGTCCAGATCCCGAAGGAGAATTTGTCTTCCCGGCGCGGCGTAAAGCGATCCTTGCTCATCGATTGTCTCCTCCGTCTTCGTGTGAAGCTTCTTTCCATCCCGCGGTGGCATCGCGAAGTTCCGCGTAGCGTGCGCGCACGTGCGGCGTGGGGGCGGCCTCGTACTCACGTGCCGGTGAGGCAGGCCACTCCGGCGGCTGCGGCGTGGCGGCCAGCGCCCATGCGGCTTGCCGTGCGGCACCCAGCGCGACGTACTCCGCGGGCTCCGGCACGTTGACCTTCATGCCGAAGATCTGCGGGGCCAACCGCCGCACGGCCTCCGAGCGCGCGCCGCCGCCGATCATCCGCACGCGCTGCGGTCGCACGCCTTGTTGCACGAGGTGATCGATGGCGTCGGCCAAAGATGCGAGGAGCGCTTCCACCGCCGCGCGGGCCAGGTTTTCCCGCGTGGCGTTGCGCGTGGTGAGCCCGCGCAGCACGCCCGTGGCATCGGGCCGATTCGGCGTGCGCTCGCCGTCCAAGTAGGGCAGGAGGGTCAGCCCACCCGCGCCGGGCTGCGCGGCCAGGGCCAGCGCGGAGAGCTCGTCCAAGGAGCAGCCGAGAAGCTTGGCCGTCGACGAAAGGATGCCCGTCGCATTCAAGGTGCACGCGAGCGGGAGGTAGCGACCCGTCGCATCGGCGAAACCAGCCACGAGACCGGAGGCATCGGCCGCGGGCACGTCGCTCACGGCGAAGGCGGTGCCGGAGGTGCCAATCGACACGACCACGTCCCCGGGGGCGAGCCCGAGGCCCAGTGCGGCGCCCATGTTGTCACCCGTGCCGGCGGCCACCAGCGCGCCCCATTCCGTTTCGCCGACGATCTCGTTTGGGCCAGCGACGCGCGGAAGTTCCACGCTGTGCCCGAGCGCCGCGGCGGCAATTTCCGGGCGATACTCGTTTTTCGCGGGGCACCAATAGCCGGTGCCCGACGCATCGCCGCGATCCGTGGTGGGGGACTTGCGGCCGGCGAGCAACCACGTCAGCCAATCGTGCGGCAGGAGCACGGTGGCCGTGCGTGCGGCGTTGGCCGGCTCGTGCTCCGCCAGCCAGCGCAACTTCGTCACCGTCATGGAGGCCACGAGGACGCTGCCCACGAGCGATGCGCAGGAGGCCGGGCCACCCAAATCGTTCACGATGGCTGCGGCCTGCGGCGCCGAGCGCGTGTCGTTCCACAGCAGCGCGGGTCGGATGACCGTGCCGCCCGCATCCAGCACGACCATGCCGTGTTGCTGCGCCGCCACCGCCACCGCGGACGCGCGCCGGAGCAAACCGTTGGCCTGCTCCAGGGCCAGCTGCCAATGCCGCGGATCGCACTCGGTCCCGTTGGGGTGCGGGGCGGAGGCTTGATCGACCACCGCACCGTCGCGGGCGCGGCAGAGCACCACCTTCGTCGATTGCGTGGACGAATCAATGCCTGCTACCAATGTATCGCTGCTCATAAGGCCTCTTTTGTAGCGAAACGGAATTCGTAAACTATATGGACAAATGATGGCGATCAAGGCCGGCGAGCAAGGATGGGGCGTTGGCCCCGTGCGTCATGGGACCATGCGGGACCGCAACCTTGCGCTCGTGCTGGACCAGGTCGTGCGTCATCAACGGATCACCCGCGCTCGGCTGGCCGAGGTGACCGGGTTCACCAAGACCACCGTCTCGAATCTGTTGGCGGTGCTGGTGGACGCGGGGCTCGTTCGTGAGGGCGGCATCGTTTACGACGCAGAGCGACGCGGGCGGCCAGGAACGGCCATCTCCGTTCACGGGGCGGGCGCGGCCGGGCTCGGCCTCGAGATCAACGTCGACTACCTCGCCGCATGCGTGGTCGATCTCGCGCGGCGTGTGCGCTACCGGCACGTGGTGGCGGCAGACCATCGCGGCCGCTCGCCCGAGGCGGTCGTGGAGGCGCTGGCGCGGCTCGCGGAGGAGGCCCTCGCATCGGCATCGCACCAAGGGCTCTCGGTGGCGGGGGCCACCGTGGCATTACCGGGGCTGCTCGATCGCGAACGCGGCGTCCTGCGGCGTGCGCCCAATTTGGGGTGGGCCGATGTGCCGTTGCAAAAGCTTCTTCACGAAGGCTTGCCCGGGCTGCGCCTGCCGGTGGAGTACGACAACGAGGCCAACCTGGCCGCGTTGGGGGAACTCTGGTTCGGTGCGGGCACGCAGCTCGGCGACTTCGTGCACGTGTCGGGCGAGATTGGCATCGGCGCCGGCATCGTCGTCGATGGAAAGGTCTTCCGCGGTGCGCACGGATTCGCCGGGGAGCTCGGTCACATCGTGGTGGAGCCCGGCGGTGCGCGGTGCGGGTGCGGCGCACGCGGATGCCTGGAGCAGACGGCGGGGCAGGAGGCCATCTTGCGCGCGGCGGGGCTCGATGCGGTGGCGGTGACGTCGGCGGCGAGCCCGGGCGGCTCCACTGCGGTCTTGCTCGATCGGCTCGCGAAGGGCGACGAGCGCGCACACACCGCGGTGCGCAGGGCAGGGAAGGCGCTGGGCACGACCCTCGCGGCGGTGGTCAATCTGTTCGATCCCGATGCCATCGTGCTCGGGGGCATCTTTTCGCCGCTGGCGCCCTGGGCCAAGGCATCCATCGAGAAGGCGCTCGCGAAGAACGCGGGCACCTTGCGCGACGCGCTGCCGCCGCTGGTCGTCTCCGAGCTCGCGGGGGGGGCGGCCGTCCTCGGCGCCGCGGGAAGCGTTGCCTCCCGCGTCACGGCCGATCCCGCGTTGTTGCTGGAGGAATCGTGAGGGTTACGGCCCGATGTCGCGGTACGTGCCGTTCAAGAGATCGCGCGTCCAATCCGTCATGCGCGTCCCGTTGACGGTGGTGGAGAAGAATTGTCCGTACACGATCCATCCGTGACTGGTGGAGGGCACGTAATACGTGCCGAAGCGGTTGCGGGCGCCGCCGCCGATCTGCCGTAGATCGCGGAGCGACGCTTCCCAGTCGGCGGTCGAGAAGCGCGGTGCCGGGGGCGAGCAGGCCTGGCCACCGTTGTTGTACCACTCGATGTCCACGGAGTCGTCGTACGCGTTGACGATGCCGGTGCGGTGATTCGCGCCGCGCGCGTAGTGCATCGTGAGATCGACGAAGTAGTCGTTCTTCTTGGGGCAGTCGGCGCCGCAGTCGGCGAGCACGGTCGCGTCCAGGTTCCAGAGCTGCCGCAAGAGATCCTGGAAGCATGCCGGGGCCGTTCGCGTGGGCGTGGGCGGTCCCGAATCCGGAATGGCCAGCATGGGCACGTTGCCGAAACGGCGCGCGACGTGCGACGCATTGTAGAACACGCCGAGACCGCCCGCGCTCGTCCCGGTGAGGGTGACCTGCGAGGCATCGGGGAAGGTCGCAATGATGCGATCGAGGAAGAGATCCAGGTTCTTGTACCCGACGAACTGCTGCGGGCCGACGCCGGGCACGTTGCCCTGAGGCTGGTTGCCTGCGTGCCAATCGCCGCTGCAGTACGGCACGAAGACCTGGTTGTAGTCGGCAAACGGATTGGCCGAGTTGCCGCGGTTGAAAATGCCATCGTTGCCCGAGCGAGGCCCGCCGTTGGCGCGGTTGTTGTTGCAGCTCCATTGGCTGAAACAAGCGCCGCCCGAGTCGAGGTAAATGAGCACCTTTTTCGAGCCTGGGACCCAATTGACGCTGATGCCCGTGCCCGACCCGTCGCGGCAGTGCGCGCCAGGGAAGTCGACCCATGTCCACGTGCGTGCGGGCGCTTGGATGGGGCTCGCGGCCAGTGCAACCGGTGCGGAGACCTCCTCCGTGGTGGTCGTCTCCTGCGCCGTGTCGTTGCTGCAGGCGGCGAGCGTCAAGCACGCGCCCAATCCGAGAACCGAGGTGAAAACCGAGGGGCGGTCGCTCATGGCAGCAAAGATGATGTGTGTCATTATTATGGTCAAGAAATCATTTCCGTTACCTCGGCAACGCTCTCTTGCTGGAGTCCGCTCTTCCGGTCGTGGTGAGCGCGGCGGTACGCTCGTCCGATGCGCAAATGTTTGGGGCTTGGCCTGGTGGTCGGTGGGATGTTCGTGGCCGGTGCGGCGCACGCGGCCTCGTTTTCGGTGACGTCGACGGCGGATTCGGGGGTGGGCTCGCTACGTGACGCGATCACGCAAGCGAATGCGACCGCGGGACCGCACACGATCACGTTTGCGGTGGCGGGCACCATCAATCTCGCAACGGCGTTGCCGAACATCGCTCAGCCTACGAAGATCGCGGGGCCGGGCGCGGCCGATCTCTCGGTGCGGGGAAAGACCGACGGACGCTTCCCGGTTTTCGTCGTTGGGGCGGCGGTCGAGATGAGCGGTTTGACGATTGCCGGTGGCAACGGAGGCTCCCTCGGCTCCGCGGGTGGGATCGAGGTCCGCAGCGGCTCGTTGAGCCTTTCGGAATGCGTTCTCACCGAGAACGCGGGCGATACGGGTTCCGCCATTTACGCGAATGCGCCGCTGACCATCACGCGGAGCCTCATCACGAAGAACGGCGGAAGGTATGCCGCCGTCTATGCGTCCAACACGACGACGATCACCGAGAGCGTCATCTCCGACAATGGAACGACGGCCATCGTCTTTCCGCCGGCGGCGCGTGTGCTCACCATCGAGCGCTCGACCGTATCGGGCAACAATAGCACGCAAGGCGTGGGTGGGCTGCAGCTCCAGGGCGGTACGGCGGTCATCACCAACTCGACGTTCTCGGGCAACATCGGCAGGCAGGGCGGCGATTTTTGGACCTACAGCGACGGGGTGACCTTCAATCTGCTCAATGTGACGGCGATCGGTGGCTCCGCGCCCTCGGTCTTGGCGGATCACGCCGCAACGTTTTCGCTGCGCAACACGATCCTCGCGGGCACGGGGGACCGTTGCCGGATTGCGCGGATGAACATCACCACGCAGGGGCACAATCTTTCCAGCGATGCCACGTGCCAGCTGACCGACGCCAGCGACAAGCCGAACACTGCGCCCATGGCAGGCGATCTTGCGGACAACGGCGGGCCGACCAAGACGCACGCGCTTCTCGCGGGCAGTCCCGCGATCAACGCAGGGAGCAATGATTCGCTGCCCGCCACGGATCAACGTGGAAAGGCGCGTGTCGCCGGCGGAACCGTGGACATCGGCGCGTACGAGGTGGAGGTCGACGCGGGCACCGATGCGGGAGCGGACGCCGGCAACGATGCCGGCACGGACGCGGGCTTCGACGCAGGACCGCGCGATGCCGGCGCCGATGCGGGCCCGCGCGATGCTGGCTCGGATGCCGGCGGTGGCGGTGGCGGCGGTGGCGATGACGGTTGCGACATGGCCCCTGGTCCGAGCGGAGGCGGCACCGGTGCAGCCGCCTCCGCCGTGGTGCTGGCGTTCCTCTTCGCGCGACGCCGGCGTGCCGCCTTTAGTTCGCGATCGTGATGTCGTCCACGTAGCCGCGGAAATCGCCGGTGAGCGGGCCGTAGTCGTACGCGATCAAGATGCGGTCGATCGTTTTGCCGGCGAGCCACTGTCCGATGCGCGAGCGCGTTTGCGTCCACGCATTGACGGTTCCACGCGCCGCACCCGGGTGCATGCTCACGCCGTTCAGGTCCGTCGCACCCGAATCGCGCAACGTTGAGCCGTCGGTCATGATCAGATCGACGGTGATGTGCTGCGAGAGGCTGTTCTGCGGATACGTCCAGAACGACAGCTGCGTTGCGGCTTGAACGGGGATATTCACGTCGAACGCCTTGAAGTACGCATACGACGCCGTCGTTTGGGTGTCGGTCCCCGCGATGCGGAAGGAGCGGCTCGCCGCGTGAACGGGCTCACCCGAGACCGCGCCGAACTCCGCACCGGTAACGCCTTGCGTGCCCTCGAGCGTGTTGTTCCAGGTGAGCGCGGCATCGGTCTCCTCGGCGCCGCTGCGGAAGAAAACGGGCCCGTTGGTGAGGGGAATGGGAACCTGCGCGGTGACGGGATCGAGCCGCTCGATCATGCGCGTGGCCTTGCCCGCCAGGCGTAGATAGAAATCGGACGAGACGTACGTGCCATCGGAGCTCAGGGTGAGGAAGTACTGATTCGT
It includes:
- a CDS encoding right-handed parallel beta-helix repeat-containing protein — encoded protein: MRKCLGLGLVVGGMFVAGAAHAASFSVTSTADSGVGSLRDAITQANATAGPHTITFAVAGTINLATALPNIAQPTKIAGPGAADLSVRGKTDGRFPVFVVGAAVEMSGLTIAGGNGGSLGSAGGIEVRSGSLSLSECVLTENAGDTGSAIYANAPLTITRSLITKNGGRYAAVYASNTTTITESVISDNGTTAIVFPPAARVLTIERSTVSGNNSTQGVGGLQLQGGTAVITNSTFSGNIGRQGGDFWTYSDGVTFNLLNVTAIGGSAPSVLADHAATFSLRNTILAGTGDRCRIARMNITTQGHNLSSDATCQLTDASDKPNTAPMAGDLADNGGPTKTHALLAGSPAINAGSNDSLPATDQRGKARVAGGTVDIGAYEVEVDAGTDAGADAGNDAGTDAGFDAGPRDAGADAGPRDAGSDAGGGGGGGGDDGCDMAPGPSGGGTGAAASAVVLAFLFARRRRAAFSSRS
- a CDS encoding ROK family transcriptional regulator, translated to MMAIKAGEQGWGVGPVRHGTMRDRNLALVLDQVVRHQRITRARLAEVTGFTKTTVSNLLAVLVDAGLVREGGIVYDAERRGRPGTAISVHGAGAAGLGLEINVDYLAACVVDLARRVRYRHVVAADHRGRSPEAVVEALARLAEEALASASHQGLSVAGATVALPGLLDRERGVLRRAPNLGWADVPLQKLLHEGLPGLRLPVEYDNEANLAALGELWFGAGTQLGDFVHVSGEIGIGAGIVVDGKVFRGAHGFAGELGHIVVEPGGARCGCGARGCLEQTAGQEAILRAAGLDAVAVTSAASPGGSTAVLLDRLAKGDERAHTAVRRAGKALGTTLAAVVNLFDPDAIVLGGIFSPLAPWAKASIEKALAKNAGTLRDALPPLVVSELAGGAAVLGAAGSVASRVTADPALLLEES
- the xylA gene encoding xylose isomerase, translated to MSKDRFTPRREDKFSFGIWTVGWQGVDVFGPATRAPMPADRAVRKLAELGAYGVNFHDNDVFPFEASAAERDRRVGAFRKALDETGVVVTTATTNLFSHPIFKDGAFTSNDRDVRRFALRKVMDNLDLAAELGASVYVCWGGREGAETGAAKDMRVALDRYKEAFDILGQYVLDKGYKLRFAIEPKPNEPRGDILLPTIGHALAFIEELAHPELVGLNPEVGHEEMAGMNYTHGLAQALWHKKLYHIDLNGQHGPRFDQDLRFGAGNSRGAFWVVDLIDSSDYDGPIHFDYKPPRTEDDDGVWVSAAANMRNWLILREKVRAFRADPEVKAALKEARVDQLATPTLAQGETWRTVRDFTPDIETLAKRGAAFEHLDQLALEHLYGVRG
- a CDS encoding pectinacetylesterase family protein, whose translation is MSDRPSVFTSVLGLGACLTLAACSNDTAQETTTTEEVSAPVALAASPIQAPARTWTWVDFPGAHCRDGSGTGISVNWVPGSKKVLIYLDSGGACFSQWSCNNNRANGGPRSGNDGIFNRGNSANPFADYNQVFVPYCSGDWHAGNQPQGNVPGVGPQQFVGYKNLDLFLDRIIATFPDASQVTLTGTSAGGLGVFYNASHVARRFGNVPMLAIPDSGPPTPTRTAPACFQDLLRQLWNLDATVLADCGADCPKKNDYFVDLTMHYARGANHRTGIVNAYDDSVDIEWYNNGGQACSPPAPRFSTADWEASLRDLRQIGGGARNRFGTYYVPSTSHGWIVYGQFFSTTVNGTRMTDWTRDLLNGTYRDIGP
- the xylB gene encoding xylulokinase → MSSDTLVAGIDSSTQSTKVVLCRARDGAVVDQASAPHPNGTECDPRHWQLALEQANGLLRRASAVAVAAQQHGMVVLDAGGTVIRPALLWNDTRSAPQAAAIVNDLGGPASCASLVGSVLVASMTVTKLRWLAEHEPANAARTATVLLPHDWLTWLLAGRKSPTTDRGDASGTGYWCPAKNEYRPEIAAAALGHSVELPRVAGPNEIVGETEWGALVAAGTGDNMGAALGLGLAPGDVVVSIGTSGTAFAVSDVPAADASGLVAGFADATGRYLPLACTLNATGILSSTAKLLGCSLDELSALALAAQPGAGGLTLLPYLDGERTPNRPDATGVLRGLTTRNATRENLARAAVEALLASLADAIDHLVQQGVRPQRVRMIGGGARSEAVRRLAPQIFGMKVNVPEPAEYVALGAARQAAWALAATPQPPEWPASPAREYEAAPTPHVRARYAELRDATAGWKEASHEDGGDNR
- a CDS encoding fatty acid desaturase is translated as MTAHATTLPWWLVAPVGGLLVAWHGSFQHETIHGHPTPWRKVNAWFGSMPLSLWLPYGIYREQHEAHHRTPHLTDPLDDPESFYVSKETWAEMGALRRAFLHVNSTLVGRLVFGPPMVVVQFALGEVRLLLQGAFPRRRVRAWLLHFAGLGVVFAWLGLVCHVSLAQYVLLFVYPGLGLTLLRSFIEHRPAAVPEHRVGIVEAGTLWSLLFLNNNLHVVHHEAPWVPWYELPALYRAQRRAVLESNGGFVFPGYLAVAARFAFRPKDSPVHPW
- a CDS encoding aromatic amino acid ammonia-lyase, with amino-acid sequence MVTAFSLPYPHEAVALDGMHLTIDDVVRVARHGAHVELPPSAEKAIARGHALLIGHVARGATIYGLTTGVGALDGETLSSEDNRAFQRNLLLSHAAGTGAPMSLESVRAMLLVRANVLARGRSGARLEVVRALVSMLERGVYPYVPEIGSVGASDLAALAHAGLLLAGEGWALVSGTRVPGAEAMNAHGIALPELSGRDAFALINGPAQTLGTGALAVHDAARLARVAEMAAVLSMVGARSRTDFLDARLFEEERDPCAESARHMRELLSGAREASTSVREPLSTRCAPMVAGAFRAAIARAEQVLAIELNRPVDNPTLLADGSLTNNSGVMHAAPVAEVLDALVTSAVNVAQMSERRTARLLDPALNNGLPAFLLHPRAKAGLHSAFMIHQYTAAALVGELRTACMPATVQSIPVSNGTEDHGSMSALAARRAARAMTLAETVLAIELLTAAQAIDLRALAEPALNVPARVDAIHRSLRARVPVLIEDRLAAADIEFALEFARSQ